From one Flavobacterium kingsejongi genomic stretch:
- a CDS encoding helix-turn-helix domain-containing protein, with protein sequence MKVFYVKNMVCDRCILVVKQLLDAMDIPFKAVGLGEIELARDLEAEQEEEVKGKLAGLGFEWLDNRKFIVVERIKSAVIAYIHHGKNDGEESLSTYIQNTIDKDYSSLSSLFTITQGITIEQYAIQQRIEKAKELLLYDELNLNEISWNLGYSSVQHLSSQFKKLTGLTPTQFKKLKNNLRLPLDKVGTQPEAP encoded by the coding sequence ATGAAGGTGTTTTATGTCAAAAATATGGTATGCGACCGTTGCATTCTGGTGGTAAAACAACTGCTGGATGCAATGGACATTCCATTTAAAGCAGTAGGGCTGGGAGAGATCGAACTCGCCCGGGACCTCGAGGCCGAACAGGAAGAAGAAGTAAAGGGAAAATTAGCCGGACTCGGTTTTGAGTGGCTGGATAACCGGAAATTCATTGTGGTGGAGCGTATTAAAAGTGCTGTTATAGCCTATATCCATCACGGTAAAAATGATGGAGAAGAGTCCCTGAGCACTTATATCCAAAACACGATTGATAAAGATTACAGTTCGTTATCATCCCTTTTTACCATTACGCAGGGCATTACTATTGAACAGTATGCCATACAGCAGCGCATCGAAAAAGCCAAAGAGCTCCTGTTGTATGATGAGCTGAACCTCAACGAGATTTCCTGGAATTTAGGGTACAGCAGTGTACAGCATTTATCGTCTCAGTTTAAAAAATTAACAGGGCTTACACCCACTCAATTCAAGAAATTAAAAAATAACCTCCGCCTGCCATTGGATAAGGTAGGAACACAGCCAGAAGCACCTTAG
- a CDS encoding sensor histidine kinase: MKDICYNNWFIQFLIEPKYRIFRHLLIFAYIMATFYDSREPKEYFGEYHYYHKLMWIAYVLIIVYVNMYLLVPKLLFREKYFTYLFSLVVMIGLSYLALKAVREHYFEAYRITKEVKRFSSLFRELLSVTNLLTLIVFASTSIKLFQRWSVDNIRINELEKNSLQMELKELKNQINPHFLFNMLNNVNVLVKRDPEKASLVILKLSDFLRYQLYDNNQHAVLLAAEIQFLKDFMDLETIRRDGFEHEINMVNESGSKDILSRLILPPNLFTTFIENAIKHSFDAEHPSKVTVEFKIDAKEVVFRCINTKPEEMLVSEKSGLGLVNIKRRLELLYGNSFQLGIVDSDTLYTIHLTLPL; this comes from the coding sequence TTGAAAGATATTTGTTATAATAACTGGTTTATCCAGTTTCTGATAGAACCAAAATACAGGATATTCAGGCACTTGCTGATCTTTGCCTATATTATGGCGACCTTCTATGACTCCCGGGAACCCAAAGAATATTTTGGGGAGTACCATTATTACCATAAACTGATGTGGATTGCCTATGTCCTGATTATAGTATATGTGAATATGTACCTGCTTGTCCCTAAGCTGTTGTTCCGGGAAAAATATTTCACCTACCTGTTCAGCCTGGTAGTGATGATTGGGCTCAGTTACCTGGCCCTGAAAGCGGTGCGCGAACATTATTTTGAAGCTTACAGGATTACCAAAGAAGTCAAGCGGTTTTCAAGCCTGTTCCGGGAGCTGCTCAGTGTGACCAATCTGCTGACATTAATCGTATTCGCATCTACTTCCATCAAGTTGTTCCAGCGCTGGTCGGTGGATAATATCCGGATTAATGAACTGGAAAAGAATTCTTTGCAAATGGAACTCAAAGAACTTAAAAACCAGATCAATCCCCATTTTTTGTTCAATATGCTGAATAATGTCAATGTATTGGTTAAAAGGGATCCCGAAAAAGCTTCCCTGGTTATATTGAAATTATCCGATTTCCTGCGCTACCAATTGTATGATAATAACCAGCATGCGGTACTGTTGGCTGCTGAGATCCAGTTCCTGAAAGATTTTATGGATCTGGAAACCATCCGCCGTGACGGGTTTGAACATGAAATAAACATGGTGAATGAGTCCGGAAGCAAGGATATATTGTCCCGCCTGATACTGCCGCCAAACCTCTTTACGACCTTTATAGAGAATGCGATAAAACACAGTTTCGATGCCGAACATCCATCAAAGGTAACCGTGGAATTTAAGATTGACGCGAAGGAAGTTGTATTCCGGTGCATCAATACCAAACCTGAAGAAATGCTCGTTTCCGAAAAGTCCGGATTGGGGCTGGTGAATATCAAACGACGGCTCGAATTGCTGTATGGCAATAGTTTCCAACTGGGAATCGTGGATTCCGATACCTTATATACCATCCATTTAACCTTACCGTTATGA
- a CDS encoding heavy-metal-associated domain-containing protein: MKTIHFKTNINCGACVAKVTPVLDDQKGISEWKVDTANPDKTLTVSGEDIAESELIAVLAKAGYKATPLD; this comes from the coding sequence ATGAAAACCATACACTTTAAAACGAATATCAATTGTGGTGCCTGCGTGGCAAAAGTAACTCCGGTACTGGACGATCAAAAGGGAATCTCCGAATGGAAAGTAGATACGGCAAATCCGGATAAAACCCTGACTGTTTCTGGAGAGGATATTGCCGAAAGTGAGCTTATTGCGGTTTTGGCAAAGGCAGGATATAAGGCAACACCCCTCGATTAA
- a CDS encoding helix-turn-helix transcriptional regulator: MANELMATAKVPDIAIPIDFYRYETDGIVEHSISITDCLLEASYRKILFKHIHLCHGTITIGKGKSIRIVSPEPVFYMNFSLQGESTVRYSSGKTLHYTPLQHNLQYVPDPEFYIDPGKQAGLNTFFLIIFREEYLRQLLPENYDFLDYFMNARTSEKVALLHQDNCSITHEMQSIINEIIGCKRKGILKCLFLEAKIIKLLMLQLEQFELLHYSRESYTLSDYDLKKIHYAKTLVEQNLTHPLSLLELARQSGLNDFKLKKGFKEVYGNTVFGYLKVLRMQEARKLLLDKEQSINAIAHYCGYRFVQNFTRAFKEVYGSTPEKFRKS; this comes from the coding sequence ATGGCAAATGAATTAATGGCTACCGCAAAAGTTCCTGATATTGCAATCCCAATTGACTTTTACCGCTATGAAACGGATGGTATTGTAGAACATTCGATCTCGATCACGGATTGCCTTTTGGAGGCCAGCTACCGCAAAATACTTTTTAAGCACATCCATCTGTGCCACGGCACTATCACAATAGGGAAAGGAAAATCGATACGCATTGTCAGTCCTGAGCCGGTGTTCTACATGAATTTTTCGCTGCAGGGTGAATCGACTGTACGGTATAGCAGTGGTAAAACGTTACACTATACCCCCTTGCAACATAACCTGCAGTATGTGCCAGATCCTGAATTTTATATTGACCCGGGCAAACAAGCCGGCCTCAACACTTTTTTCCTGATCATCTTCCGGGAAGAATACCTACGGCAGCTACTGCCTGAGAATTATGATTTCCTGGATTATTTTATGAATGCGAGGACGTCTGAAAAAGTGGCACTATTGCATCAGGACAATTGCAGTATCACCCATGAAATGCAGAGTATTATAAATGAAATCATAGGTTGCAAACGAAAAGGGATTTTGAAATGCTTGTTCCTCGAAGCGAAGATCATTAAGTTATTAATGCTTCAACTTGAACAATTTGAACTGTTACACTACAGCCGGGAATCGTATACGTTATCCGACTATGACCTCAAAAAAATCCACTATGCCAAAACACTGGTGGAGCAAAACCTGACCCACCCGCTTTCCCTGCTCGAATTGGCACGGCAGTCGGGGCTGAATGATTTTAAATTGAAAAAAGGATTTAAAGAGGTATATGGCAATACGGTATTTGGGTACCTCAAAGTATTGCGAATGCAGGAAGCCCGGAAATTATTGCTGGACAAGGAGCAGTCCATCAACGCGATTGCCCACTATTGTGGTTATCGGTTTGTGCAAAATTTCACCAGGGCATTCAAAGAAGTCTATGGCAGTACCCCGGAGAAGTTCCGGAAGTCCTAA
- a CDS encoding class I SAM-dependent methyltransferase, protein MKKNDYETIARQLSCPSGQDGIGTGQQMQETNGHMIRETLKVLDADGKSVLELGYGNGAHVGSLSEMYPNADYHGLEISTTMYQEARQLNTTGRQFDWYNGKDIPMDSGSLGVVFSVNTVYFWEDPTQLLQEIYRVLKGTGELVLAFRDREFMASLPFVAYGFQLYSTEELCGLLTTAGFKIRDTYQGTEVSPSILQDMKTKNYCIIIAYK, encoded by the coding sequence ATGAAAAAAAACGATTATGAAACCATAGCACGACAGCTTTCCTGTCCCTCAGGGCAGGACGGCATAGGAACCGGACAGCAGATGCAGGAAACCAATGGGCACATGATCCGGGAAACCCTGAAAGTATTGGATGCCGATGGCAAATCAGTTTTAGAATTAGGGTATGGGAATGGGGCACATGTGGGGTCACTTTCCGAAATGTACCCGAATGCGGATTACCACGGGCTTGAAATTTCCACGACCATGTACCAGGAAGCGCGACAGTTAAACACTACTGGGCGGCAGTTCGATTGGTACAACGGCAAAGATATCCCGATGGACTCCGGAAGCCTTGGAGTTGTTTTTTCGGTGAATACCGTGTATTTTTGGGAAGACCCGACACAGTTGTTACAGGAAATCTACCGGGTATTGAAGGGCACAGGAGAGCTTGTGCTGGCATTCCGGGATAGGGAATTCATGGCGTCTTTACCATTTGTCGCTTACGGATTCCAACTCTATTCAACCGAAGAACTGTGCGGATTGCTAACAACCGCCGGTTTTAAAATTCGGGATACCTACCAGGGTACTGAGGTCAGCCCGAGTATCCTCCAGGATATGAAAACGAAGAATTATTGTATTATTATCGCTTATAAATAA
- a CDS encoding GEVED domain-containing protein, translating into MARTIVSCCAVLSPLMLQAQEWEAVGDPNGISPTWGSFQNLAKDTNGNYYISYYDGSVAKGTVQKFNGTAWSYPGGTAGITTGTATYNSLVIDTEGNIIYTNQVGWPDSGMEVRKFDGTAWSALPKVTTGSVNFQASAVAADGTLLAANGEAQGTVKKLVNGVWQQVGTTGFAQGVPTYLDMVAGSNGKVYVSFVNGGNLYVYENNTVASTTQPWTAVGGNGFVAYATSSEQYRASMAIDAQDNLYVAYTSPSSAGNKINVKKYNGTAWSQVGAENFSEYRVHYVSIAVSAAGSPYVAFSNFENSPNNKNSVMAFDGTQWHALGSVVATGEAKWNSLIVDNEANLVLAYADESVDRTMVKKFTIGTTTPVAPQPEAGYCPVAFVNGCSLLSINSVVTTGGTTNLSNTNSGCSTNGYGDYTAQTLTASKNSTVSFTVGCSANTAYLKTWIDWNQDEVFEDSEQVYASATAEGTTVTFTVPVPETALTGTTRIRIKAVEGWDGWTACSTNSIGEAEDYTIDVTPTLGTGMYETILFSLFPNPVKQQLTITSVQEIQSVTFYSLLGQQVLKGTGGQHNIGSLERGIYLIQVDFTDGTSRIQKIIKE; encoded by the coding sequence ATGGCAAGAACGATAGTTAGTTGTTGTGCAGTGTTGAGTCCTTTAATGCTGCAGGCTCAGGAGTGGGAGGCTGTTGGAGATCCCAATGGCATTTCCCCGACCTGGGGCAGTTTCCAGAATCTTGCCAAAGACACCAACGGAAATTACTATATTTCCTATTATGACGGATCCGTGGCTAAAGGGACAGTCCAGAAATTTAACGGAACCGCCTGGAGTTATCCGGGTGGTACTGCCGGAATTACAACCGGTACCGCGACCTATAATTCTCTTGTCATCGATACCGAAGGCAACATCATCTATACCAATCAGGTGGGATGGCCGGACAGCGGGATGGAAGTACGGAAGTTTGACGGTACTGCCTGGAGTGCATTGCCCAAAGTGACGACAGGCAGTGTCAATTTCCAGGCTTCAGCAGTAGCAGCGGACGGCACCTTGCTGGCCGCCAATGGGGAAGCACAGGGTACTGTAAAAAAACTGGTCAATGGGGTATGGCAACAGGTAGGTACTACCGGTTTTGCACAGGGAGTCCCTACGTATCTTGATATGGTTGCCGGCAGCAATGGTAAAGTATATGTGAGTTTTGTCAATGGGGGGAACCTGTATGTGTATGAAAACAATACTGTGGCATCCACCACACAACCTTGGACTGCGGTAGGCGGAAACGGATTTGTGGCTTATGCTACATCTTCAGAACAATACCGGGCTTCGATGGCTATTGATGCACAGGATAACCTTTACGTTGCTTATACCTCACCATCCTCAGCGGGCAATAAAATCAATGTCAAAAAATACAATGGTACGGCCTGGTCACAGGTGGGCGCGGAGAATTTTTCCGAATACCGGGTCCATTATGTGAGTATAGCGGTAAGTGCTGCGGGTAGTCCGTATGTGGCTTTTAGTAATTTTGAAAACAGCCCTAACAATAAGAATAGTGTTATGGCTTTTGATGGTACGCAATGGCATGCGTTAGGAAGCGTTGTGGCTACCGGCGAAGCCAAATGGAATAGCCTGATCGTCGATAACGAGGCCAACCTCGTACTGGCGTATGCCGATGAATCGGTGGACAGAACGATGGTGAAGAAATTTACGATTGGTACCACCACACCAGTAGCGCCACAACCCGAAGCGGGATATTGTCCGGTAGCCTTTGTCAATGGCTGCAGCCTGTTGTCCATCAACAGTGTGGTGACAACCGGGGGAACAACCAATTTGTCCAATACCAATAGCGGTTGCTCCACCAATGGATATGGAGATTATACGGCCCAAACGCTGACTGCATCTAAAAATAGCACAGTAAGTTTTACCGTAGGATGCTCTGCCAATACTGCCTATCTGAAAACCTGGATCGACTGGAACCAGGATGAGGTTTTTGAGGATTCGGAACAGGTGTATGCGTCGGCCACTGCCGAAGGGACTACAGTGACCTTCACCGTACCGGTACCCGAAACGGCACTTACGGGAACCACCCGCATCCGTATTAAAGCGGTAGAAGGATGGGATGGCTGGACGGCCTGCTCCACTAATTCCATTGGGGAAGCCGAAGATTATACGATTGATGTAACACCGACCCTGGGAACAGGCATGTATGAAACGATCCTATTCTCCCTATTCCCGAATCCGGTGAAACAACAGCTTACAATCACTTCCGTACAGGAAATACAATCCGTGACCTTCTATTCCCTTTTAGGGCAACAAGTGCTTAAGGGCACAGGCGGGCAGCATAACATTGGCAGTTTAGAGCGGGGCATTTACCTCATTCAGGTTGATTTTACCGATGGGACGTCCAGGATCCAAAAAATAATTAAGGAGTAA
- a CDS encoding LytR/AlgR family response regulator transcription factor, translating to MNCIIIDDEPLAREGMLLLVNDFPELRVVGCFNGVKKAREFLAENQVDLIFLDIQMPGVNGLEFAQTIAGDTLIIFTTAYSQYALKSYEVDAIDYLVKPILKERFEKAINKALNYQQLLLQTNAKSSLESVASDFMLIKAERKFYKIFFKDILYIEGLKDYVVMYVNDNKIITAMNLKTIYHQLPQTIFVRVSKSYVVNMNHILSFDNHTIYLNNAEIPIGDIYRKNFMDLYLGDSLSGKL from the coding sequence ATGAATTGTATTATTATAGACGATGAGCCTCTGGCACGCGAAGGCATGTTATTGCTGGTGAATGATTTTCCCGAACTCCGCGTGGTCGGCTGTTTCAATGGAGTAAAAAAAGCCCGCGAATTCCTGGCAGAAAATCAGGTGGACCTGATCTTCCTGGACATTCAGATGCCCGGCGTCAACGGGCTCGAATTTGCACAGACGATTGCAGGAGATACGCTCATTATTTTTACAACAGCCTATTCCCAGTATGCTCTGAAAAGTTATGAAGTCGATGCCATTGACTATTTAGTAAAACCCATCCTGAAAGAACGTTTTGAAAAGGCGATCAACAAAGCATTAAACTACCAGCAACTGTTGCTACAGACCAATGCCAAAAGTAGCCTTGAAAGTGTCGCGTCCGATTTTATGCTGATCAAAGCCGAGCGTAAATTCTACAAAATATTCTTTAAAGATATCCTGTATATCGAAGGGCTAAAAGACTATGTGGTGATGTATGTGAATGACAATAAGATCATCACGGCCATGAACCTGAAAACCATTTACCACCAATTGCCCCAAACCATATTTGTAAGGGTCAGCAAGTCCTATGTGGTCAATATGAACCATATCCTGTCGTTTGATAATCATACAATCTACCTGAATAATGCCGAGATTCCGATAGGAGACATTTACCGTAAGAACTTTATGGATTTATACCTTGGTGACAGCTTATCCGGTAAACTATAA
- a CDS encoding heavy metal translocating P-type ATPase: MDKSVKNTYNIPLEAVDSEHCAMIVDHGLGKIPKITSHTVELNNKRAVVTADLPAQTLSEAVAAIRDLGYGVTTVKKNYAVTNLSCASCAGSVEGTLKQIPGVVAVAVNYANNAAKIEFIPTITDSQALKAAVQASGYDLIIDEGDEARESLEDIRNNQQKALQRKVIGAVLLSIPLVTIGMFFMSMPYANYIMWALATPMVLYYGQQFFVGAWKQAKHRSANMDTLVAISTGTAYIFSVFNTLFPEFWHRLGIHPHVYFEAAGVVIAFILLGKLLEEKAKGNTSSAIKKLMGLQPKFVTVVHEGGYQMEMAIATIQPGAIILVKPGERIAVDGKVTSGSSYVDESMISGEPVAVAKTVGEPVFAGTINQKGSFQFEAQKVGGDTVLAQIIKMVQDAQGSKAPVQKLVDKIAGVFVPVVMGIAVLSFLLWVFLGGPNGFSQGLIAFVTVLVIACPCALGLATPTAIMVGVGKGAENGILIKDAESLETAKKVNAVILDKTGTITEGKPAVTAIRWFTDKTETLQDILYSIEKSSEHPLADAVIEYLKSDARFLDQLAIENKVGEGIEGTFQGITYSIGNPGLTAKRNIPVPPEAQQWMEARLDEAQTVVLFSSAATLLAGIALADRIKPTSKAAITKFHEEGIRVYMLTGDNEQTAKAVSDNLGIDEYRGNVLPAEKADFIKKLQRQGKIVAMAGDGINDSNALAQADVSIAMGKGSDIAMDVAKMTIISSDLTKIPQAIQLSRLTVATIRQNLFWAFIYNLIGIPIAAGLLYPINGFLLDPMYAGAAMALSSVSVVANSLLLKRKKL, from the coding sequence ATGGACAAATCAGTCAAAAATACCTATAACATTCCTTTAGAAGCGGTAGACAGTGAGCACTGTGCGATGATTGTAGATCATGGCCTGGGCAAAATCCCAAAGATTACATCCCATACCGTGGAACTCAACAACAAGCGCGCCGTGGTAACTGCAGATCTTCCGGCTCAGACCCTATCGGAAGCCGTTGCCGCAATTCGTGACCTGGGGTATGGCGTCACCACGGTGAAGAAAAACTATGCGGTGACCAATCTTTCCTGCGCTTCCTGCGCCGGCAGTGTCGAAGGTACCCTGAAACAGATTCCGGGTGTCGTAGCCGTAGCCGTTAACTATGCGAACAATGCTGCCAAAATAGAATTCATTCCTACTATTACCGATAGCCAGGCGCTAAAAGCGGCCGTGCAGGCATCCGGCTATGACCTGATCATTGATGAAGGTGACGAAGCCCGGGAATCCCTGGAAGATATTCGAAACAATCAGCAAAAAGCCTTACAGCGTAAAGTGATTGGTGCCGTGCTGTTATCCATTCCTTTGGTCACAATTGGGATGTTTTTTATGAGCATGCCCTATGCCAATTATATCATGTGGGCATTAGCCACACCGATGGTCTTGTATTATGGGCAGCAATTTTTTGTTGGTGCCTGGAAGCAGGCGAAACACCGGTCCGCCAATATGGATACTTTAGTCGCCATCAGCACCGGTACAGCTTACATCTTTAGTGTATTCAATACCCTTTTTCCGGAATTCTGGCACAGGCTGGGCATCCATCCGCATGTGTATTTTGAAGCTGCCGGGGTAGTCATTGCTTTTATCCTTTTAGGCAAATTACTGGAAGAAAAAGCCAAAGGCAATACCTCTTCCGCCATTAAAAAACTGATGGGATTACAGCCCAAGTTTGTAACGGTGGTACACGAAGGAGGGTACCAGATGGAAATGGCCATCGCGACCATACAGCCCGGAGCCATTATATTGGTAAAACCCGGAGAACGTATTGCGGTAGATGGTAAAGTAACTTCCGGAAGCAGTTATGTAGACGAAAGCATGATCAGTGGCGAACCTGTGGCTGTGGCAAAGACAGTAGGCGAACCGGTATTCGCAGGAACCATCAACCAAAAGGGCAGTTTCCAGTTTGAAGCCCAAAAAGTAGGAGGCGATACCGTACTCGCCCAGATCATCAAGATGGTTCAGGATGCCCAGGGTAGTAAAGCACCCGTTCAAAAGCTGGTGGATAAGATCGCAGGCGTTTTTGTACCGGTGGTTATGGGAATTGCAGTGCTGAGTTTCCTCCTTTGGGTATTTTTAGGTGGCCCCAACGGATTCAGCCAGGGCTTGATTGCCTTCGTAACCGTATTAGTCATTGCCTGTCCCTGTGCTTTAGGGCTGGCTACCCCAACCGCAATTATGGTGGGCGTAGGGAAAGGGGCCGAGAATGGAATATTAATCAAGGATGCCGAAAGCCTCGAAACGGCTAAAAAAGTCAATGCTGTAATACTGGATAAAACCGGTACCATCACCGAAGGCAAACCGGCTGTAACCGCAATTCGATGGTTTACCGATAAAACCGAAACCCTGCAGGACATATTATACAGTATAGAAAAATCATCAGAACATCCACTGGCTGACGCCGTTATAGAATACCTTAAATCCGACGCCCGTTTTTTAGATCAGCTTGCTATCGAGAACAAAGTTGGTGAAGGAATTGAAGGGACGTTTCAGGGTATTACCTACAGTATCGGGAATCCCGGGCTTACCGCCAAACGGAATATCCCGGTTCCTCCGGAAGCACAGCAATGGATGGAGGCCCGCCTGGATGAAGCCCAGACTGTCGTGTTGTTCAGTAGTGCTGCCACGCTTCTTGCAGGTATCGCATTAGCCGACAGGATCAAGCCAACATCAAAAGCCGCAATTACCAAATTCCACGAAGAAGGTATCCGGGTATACATGCTGACGGGTGATAACGAACAAACCGCGAAAGCCGTTTCCGATAACCTCGGAATCGATGAATACAGAGGCAATGTGCTACCTGCAGAAAAAGCCGATTTTATAAAAAAACTACAGAGACAAGGTAAGATTGTGGCGATGGCTGGAGACGGAATCAACGATAGCAACGCACTGGCACAGGCCGATGTGAGTATTGCAATGGGCAAAGGCAGTGATATCGCGATGGATGTGGCCAAAATGACCATTATTTCGTCTGACCTGACCAAAATACCACAGGCTATTCAGTTGTCCCGACTAACAGTAGCAACCATTCGTCAAAACCTGTTTTGGGCCTTCATCTACAATCTGATTGGGATCCCGATTGCTGCCGGATTATTGTACCCGATTAACGGATTTTTACTGGATCCGATGTATGCCGGGGCTGCAATGGCACTGAGCTCCGTGAGTGTGGTGGCCAATAGCCTGCTGCTGAAAAGGAAAAAACTATGA